Within the Streptosporangium album genome, the region ATCTGGGCATCTTCGAGGAGCTTTTCGGTGCGCTGCTTGTGACGGGTGCGCTCGTGGGTCATCACCGCCCGTGCCCGGGTGAAGTCGCGGAGCTCGCGGATCGGCTTCGGGGGTGGGAAGGAGGGGCGGAGCATGCCGCGTTCGGCGAGCTTGGCCAGCCGGATGGCGTCCAGCTTGTCGGTCTTCGGACGCCCGGGGACGTTCTTCACGTCGCGGGCGTTGACCGGCCGGCACTCCAGGCCGCGGGACTCCAGGAGGAGGAAAAAGGATTTCCAGTAGGTCGAGGTCGCTTCCATCACCACGCGGGTGACCCCCTGGCAGATCAGGTGGTCGGCCGCCTCCAGGATCGCTCCGCTGGTCGCGAGGGTGTTGAAGACCCGCTGGACGCGCTTGCCCGGCTTGTCCTCGTGCGGGGTACGCACGCAGACCATGCCGGAGGCCTTGGCGATGTCGATCGCCGCGACGCGCTCCACGATCTCCCCGGTCTGCTCGATCTCCTCGACGCCGTCCGGTTCCGCCATGGGCGACTCCCCTTCGTGCCGTGTCCGTACAGGTACCGGGCGGTGCCTGCCCAAGGGGCCGGCGGGGAGGGCTGAATCTGACCGGCGTGCTCGATGGCAACAGTGCGTGGCCCCGCTGCGGCCCCGGCGCCAGACTGACCTGCGGGATCAGCGTCCCAAGAAACCATCGGGGTCGGCGGGCAGGCGCCGCACCCATGTTTTCACGTCCGCAAGGCGTTCCCGGCAGGGATCAGAAGGACTGACCTGCAAAGGTGCGATCGAGACACCCTCGGCGGCCTCGATGACGGCGGGCTTTGCGGACGACTCTCACCCAGAGGGGACGCCAGGTAAAACGGAATAAATAGGATCAAACACCCACCAAGGAGGGCGCACGCGCCGCTCAGGTGGAGGCGCGCAGGACCACGCGGACGTCGTGCGGGAAGAACGCCGGGTCCACGGATTCGCCGGCCAGAACGCGTAGCAGGGCCTGGGCGATGCGAGCGCCCAGTTCGGCGCTGTCGATGGCGACCGTGGTCAGCGGCGGGACGGCGAAGCGGGCGGCGAGGATGTCGTCGGCGCCGATGACGGCCATATCTGCCGGGGCGGCGAGATCCAGCTCACGCATCCCGGCCAGTAGGGCCAAGGCCACCTCGTCGTTGTAGGCACACACGGCAGTGGGCGAGCCGGGGGCGGCGCGCCAGGATGCCAACACCTGGGCCGCCGCCGCGGCGTCTGCTGCGGCCGTCGCGACCGCCAGGGCCGGGAGCCCGGCGTCGGCGCACGCTTCCGCGGCGCCTGCAGCCCGGCCGGCCGCCAGCACGGCCAGGCGGGAGTCATCGGGCAGTGCGTAGGCGAGGCGGGTGTGGCCGCGGGCGATCAGATGCTCGGCCTGCGCCCGGCCGGTGCCGCGTACCCACACGCTGGCGGCGAGGTCCTCCTCGGGGGAGGACGTCGGCGGCGGCACGACAGCGGTGATGCCCGCCCGACGCATCCCTTCCGCTTCCTCTGCGCTGAAGGGTTCCATGCCGAACACGGCGGCCGGGGTGAGCGCCGCCCACAGGCTCGCCAGGCGGTCCGGATCGCCGGAGTGCACGTGGGTGACGAGCGCGTATCCGGCCTGTGAAAACGCCTCGGTCGCGTGGTCGACCAGGTCCGTCATGGTGGGCCCCTGGGGCCAGCCGGGCAGCACGAGCACCACGACGTCGCTGCGGCCGCTGCGCAGCGTCCGAGCGGGGGCGTAGGGGGTGTAGCCGAGCCTGGCGGCAGCCTGGAGCACGCGCTCGCGGGTGGCCTGGGGGATGGACTGGTTGGGTGTGTCGTTGAGCACGAAGCTCACGGTTGCGCGCGACAACCCGGTGGCCTGTGCCACGTCGGTGCTGGTGACCCTCCGAGCAGGCTTCTTCCCTGACACCCCGGCGCCCCTTTTCTCTTTCGTGACCCGGCACGCTATTGCTGGTACACGACAACGATGTTACCGTCCTCGCATTCAGGACTTATACGTGTTAGTGCAATCGCGCTCGCGTTTCATCCCCGCCACCCCACCGCGCGCCCGTCTCCCGATTCCCCCGCAGCCGCTCCCGGCTGTTGAAACGATCTAACGGAGAGTGTGATGTCCGGGGTCGGCACACTGGTCACCATCGTCGTGGGGCCCGTCATTGGCCTGCTCGGCGACACACCACCTCCCGGCTCGTTCCTGGTGGCGGGGGCGATCGCGATCGCCGGTGGTTTGACCGTACGGCTCATCCGGGGTGTACGGTGACGGCTACTAACACGTGTAAGCATGGAGGGTTCTCCCGCGTGATCGCCATCCGATTCGAGCACCTGCGTGAGCCGCTGGGCAACAGCACCGCGAGGCCCCGCCTGTCCTGGACCATCGAGACGGACACTCCCGGTTGGCGGCAGACGGCCTACGAGGTCGAGGCGCGTGGCGAGTGGGTGCGGGTCGAGTCCGCTGAGTCGATGCCGGCGCCCTGGCCGTTCACACCCCTGGCCAGCCGGC harbors:
- a CDS encoding LacI family DNA-binding transcriptional regulator, with amino-acid sequence MSGKKPARRVTSTDVAQATGLSRATVSFVLNDTPNQSIPQATRERVLQAAARLGYTPYAPARTLRSGRSDVVVLVLPGWPQGPTMTDLVDHATEAFSQAGYALVTHVHSGDPDRLASLWAALTPAAVFGMEPFSAEEAEGMRRAGITAVVPPPTSSPEEDLAASVWVRGTGRAQAEHLIARGHTRLAYALPDDSRLAVLAAGRAAGAAEACADAGLPALAVATAAADAAAAAQVLASWRAAPGSPTAVCAYNDEVALALLAGMRELDLAAPADMAVIGADDILAARFAVPPLTTVAIDSAELGARIAQALLRVLAGESVDPAFFPHDVRVVLRAST